TGGGCCCGGAAATCTTTTTTTCGGATCCAGACCCGGCAGAGGCCTGCCTGATCATTACCGGGATTTTTTATCATTCCGCCTGGAAATACCGGGAAAGGGCTTTTCGGTATCTGCTGCTGGATGCGGGTCACCTGGCCGAAGCCGTTGTTCAGGCGGCCCGGGCCGTGGGAGTCCGGGGCCGGATTAAGTATGATTTTAAAGATTCCTGTCTGATTCAGGGCCTGAATCTGGATGATTCTCTGGAAGTGCCGCTGGCCTGTGTCTCTCTGGGGCCCGGAATTGCCGCTGGTCCGGGATCTGATTTAAAACCGTTTCACCCGGCAAAATCCGGCCCTGAACCGGCCACGCCGGTGATTTATGACATACTGAAAGAGGCGTATCAGGCAGGTATCTCCATTGCCCGGTCCCCGGCGGTTGATTCGGCCACGCATGTGTTTGCCCGGAAACCGGACCGGATGCGGCCGGTGCCCGACCCGGGACCATTTGAAACCAAGTCTTTTTTTCATGCCGTCACCCACCGGCGCTCCCGCCGCAATTTTTCTTCTCAAAACCTGCCTGAACCGGTGTGGGCGGCCTTTTTAAACCGGGTATTCACCCGGATCTTTGCCGAACAGGACCCGGATGAAACCGGGGCCGCAGCCAGCGGATTCCTTGAAATGGCAATGATCAGCCGAAACATGGAAGGACTGGCCCCCGGGCTGTATGCGTTCTCCAAGGATGGGGCTACCCTGGCCTGCCGGCAGACCGGTTTTTCGGCCATGGATCTGGCCCGGGTCTGCCTGGACCAGGCCTGGATCGGCCGGGCCGCCATGAATTTTTTGTTTGTAGCGGATCTGGCAGCCATGGAAGCCGCCCTGGGTGCCAGGGGGTACCGGTATGTGATGATGCATGCGGGCCGGGTCGGCCAGCGGCTGTATATGGCGGCCCAGGAGCTGGGGCTGGGATGCTGCGGGATCGGAGCCATGTATGACAAAGAAGCGGCGGCCCTGCTGGGTTTGAATCATGGCAGTGTCCTGCTTTACGCAGTATCGGCCGGACCCGTCAAATAGATAATAAGGAAGGTGAGCCTATGAAATGGATGCAGTTTTTGACACCGGTCAAATCCAAAGACTTCAACGAAACAAAACAGATGATATCAGATCATGATCCGGATGAAATTACCATTCTGGATGTGCGTCAGCCCGGGGAATACAAGGATTCCCATATTCCGGGCGCGGTGCTGATCCCGCTGGCCGAGCTGTCGGACCGGGCCGCTGAACTGGATCCGGATAAACCCACTCTGGTCTACTGAGCCGTGGGCGGACGCAGCCGGGTGGCTGCTCAGATGCTTGCGGGCAAAGGGTTTAAACAGGTGTACAATGTATCCGGCGGTATCAAGGCCTGGAAATCAAAAACCGCTGTGGGGCCTCAGACCCTGGGCATGGACCTGTTCAAGGGCCCGGAATCAGCCAAAGAATTCCTTGTCATTGCCTATTCTCTGGAACAGGGGTTGCAGGAATTCTACCAGGAGATGGCGGACAAGGCCCGAAACGAAGCAGTTAAAAATCTGTTCCATAAACTGGCCGCCATTGAGATCAAGCACAAAGATCAGGTGTTTGAAAGGTATCAAAACATGGTGGATCCGGAAATGTCCCGGGACGGGTTTGAATCCATGGTCACCGTCTCGGCCCTGGAAGGCGGGTTGACCACCCAACAGTACCTGGATCAGTTTGACCCGGATCTGTCTGTGGAAACCGAGGTGGTTTCCATGGCCATGTCCATTGAGGCCCAGGCCCTGGACCTGTATCAGCGGGTGGCCGGACAGGTGACGGATCCAAAGGCCAAAGACGTCCTTCAACAGATCGCCAAAGAGGAACAACAGCACCTGGCCCGCCTGGGAAAACTGATGGACACCCTGTGAAAATCCATACATCAAAATCCATTGCGGAGTACACAACATGAAAAAACATCTGGTGCTGGTGGGCGGCGGCCATGCCCACATGGTCACCCTGGCAAATATCCGGCGGTTTGTTGAAAAAAAATACCGGGTCACGGTGATCGGCCCGTCCGAATTTCATTATTATTCGGGCATGGGCCCGGGCATGCTCGGAGGGACCTATTCACCGGATCAAATCCGGTTTGCCACCCGTAAAACCGTGGAAAATCAGGGGGGTGAATTTGTCACTGACCGGGTGACACACATCATGCCCCGGGATCGGCAGGTGATGACCCGGTCCGGGGCACGGATCGATTATGATGTGGTCTCATTCAATGCCGGATCCCATATTCCGCTGCCGGGAACGGACACACCTGAACAAGACCGGCCGGCCAATCTGTATCCGGTCAAACCCATTGAACAGCTGATGGATGCCTCGGCAGCCCTGAAAACCCTGTTTGCCCGAAAAAAAGTGAGCGTGAATGTGGTGGGCGGGGGACCGTCTTCAGCGGAAGTGGCCGGCAATGTGTGGCAGCTGGCCAGAAACAGGGGGGCGCATATGCCTGATATCCGGATTTTATGCGGCTCCCGGTTCATGGGCCGGTTTGGAGAAAAGATCCGGTCCCGGATAAAACAGATTCTGGAAAAACGAAAGATCGTGATTCAGGAAAATGCCCGGGTCAAAACAGTGACCGCATCAGAGATCATCCTGGAATCCGGGCAGGGATTTGCCACGGATTTTACCTTTATGGCTTCCGGCGTGGTTCCCACCCCGATGTTTGAGGAATCCGGCCTGGCAATGGGTCCGGACAAAGGACTGCTGGTCAATCAGTATCTTCAAAGTGTGACAGACCCACAGATTTTCGGGGGCGGCGACTGCATTTATTTTCAGCCGCAGCCGCTGGACAAGGTAGGCGTGTATGCGGTCCGGCAGAATCCGGTGCTGCTGCACAACCTGATGGCAGCCCTGGACGGGGAGCCACTCAATCCCTTTGATCCCGGACCCGATTATCTGCTGGTGTTCAACCTGGGCGGAAGGCAAGGCGTGCTCAAGAAAAAAAATATCGTATTCAGCGGCAGGCTTGCCTTTACAATCAAAGATTATATTGATACAAAATTTATGAAACGATTCCAGGCGGCGGAAACCGGACAATAAACCCGGGATCCCGGCCTGAAAGCACAGCACCATGCCCTGGAAATCCAGGTTGGTATGGATTCCGGCATAACACATTATTTTATCAGGAGGAATATATGAAAGTGACCATTACTGATCAGTGTATGGGTGACAGAAACTGTAATGAACTGTGTCCGGAAGTGTTCAAATATGATGAAGATCAACTGAAATCCACGATTCGGGTTGATCCCATTCCGGATCATCTCAAGGACAAGGTCCGCCAGGCTGCTGCCGAATGCGGTGCTGAAGCCATCATTATCGAGGAATAAAAACGAACCACAAGGATAAAAGGTGTTTTCATGGGAAAGTTCCGGGAAAGCAGGACTGCGGTGAACCTGCACACCTCTTTTGCCGCAGAGGCCCAGGCCAGAACTCGGTATAATTTTTTTGCCAACAAGGCCAAAGATGACGGGTATGTTCAGATCGGCAAACTGTTCGATGAAACCGCGGCCCAGGAATTTGAACATGCGCTGCGGTTTTTCAAGTTTTTCAACGGCGGCGAGTTGACCATCAACTGGCATTTTCCCGCCGGCGTGATTGAAGATACCCGATCCAATCTGCTCTCATCTGCAGAGCTGGAAAATTACGTGGGCAACGACATGTATGCCAAATTTGCAGAAATCGCCCGGGAAGAAGGATTTGCCCGGGCAGCGGATACGTTTGATGCCATTATTGTGGCGGAAAACCATCATGAAAAACTGTTTCGGCACCTGGCTGAAAATATCGCATCCAACCGGATTTTTCAGGATAAGGCCCCGATTCAATGGCGTTGCTTAAGCTGCGGATACATCCATACCGGAGAAAAGGCACCGGATAAATGTCCGGCCTGTGTGCGGCCAACGGGCTGGTTTGAACGGTTGTGTGAAAATTATTGATCTGTTTCCCGGTTCTGAAACAGATATGTATCAGAACCGGGAGTCCAATTCTGTATCATTCTCCATCCCATTTTATTTCTTTCAGGGTTGAACTTTTTCAACCATTTGTAATCAAAGGTTATTTTTATTTTAGTACTGCTGCGGTACAAGGTTTGCTTATCAAATATGACATACGCAAACAAAAGTACATCAGGAACCAATCCTGACACAGGAGGATATGAAATGAGACTTGGCGATATAAAGAAAAATTACAATCTGCTGAATTCAGTGGACTGGGACATGACACCGGAAGAAGCGATTGCATTGCATCTGGAATGGGGTCCGTTGAGATCCCAATCCTATTACAATTCCAGAGACAATGACAATGAGACTGTTTATTTTGTGATCAACACCTGGAAAAATCCGCCGATCCTCACGCTGGTGCGGAGAAAAGGGTTTGATTCCGAAGAACTGGGTAATTTTTCGCTGCCCAAGCCGCTGGAAGCAGAATTTTTACAAGGCATCGGCAAATACAAAGGCGTATATGCCGTGGAGGGAAAAGTGCGAGACTGGCTGAAAAAGGAACTTGACGTTTAACCCATAACCGCCTCCTCATAAAGTTCCCTTGCCAGGAACCGGGTGCGGCACATTACAATGGTGCCGCACCCGGTTTATTTATTTGCCGTTTGATTCGTTCTCATTGATTTTTATGAAATCCTTGACCATCAACTCACCCAGTTCTCTGGACCGTTTGGTGGCTGACTCCACCGCGTTGATCAAAGTGGTGCGAAGACCGCCCTGTTCCAGGGTGTGAATCCCTGCAATGGCGGTGCCGCCCGGGGATGCCACCCGGTCTTTGAGCTGGCCGGGATGTTCTTTGGATTCCAGAAGCATGCGGGCCGAACCCAGCACGGTCTGGGAGGACAGAAACAGGGCGTCCTTTCGGGACAGTCCCATTTTTACACCGGCATCCGCCATGGCGTCCACAATGGTGAAAATATAGGCAGGCCCGCTGCCGCTCAAGCCGGTAAAGGCATCCATGAGCACATTTTCATGGATGAACACGGTTTTGCCCACGGAATTGAAAATGGCCCGGGCTTCAGCCACATCATTTTCCAGCACATACTCACCTGCGGCGATGGCGGTGGCGCTTTCTTTGACAAACGCGCAGATATTGGGCATGGCCCGGATCAGGCGCAGCTTTTTCTGCAGGCCGATGGCAATGGCTGCCAGAGGAACCCCCGCAGCAATGGAGATGATCAGTTTGGAGTCATCCAGGGCCGGGGCGGTTTCCTTGAGCACCATCCCGAGAATCTGGGGTTTGGTCGCGTAGACAACAATATCTGACTGCCGGATCACTTCCAGGTTGTTCTGGGTCACATTGACATGGTATTTGTCTTTGATGGCGGCCAGCAGTTCCGGGTCGATGTCCGAGCAGAAGATGTTTTCAGGTTGGGTTGCCTGGGAGAGAACCAGGCCGGAAAC
Above is a window of Desulfotignum balticum DSM 7044 DNA encoding:
- a CDS encoding SagB/ThcOx family dehydrogenase, translated to MGRTSPDPPVSAVRYHDYTSHVRYRISPHSLDFSRYPAPFKTYEYQERISLKQGTGTILGRNKDEGFNAPDPTVSQVLGDQVSCDEPVNLETVSQILGLSYGVTLADRSRGLLFRSVPSAGGLYPCQMYLSTHKIDDIETGLYYCDTIQGFLGRINPRPLGPEIFFSDPDPAEACLIITGIFYHSAWKYRERAFRYLLLDAGHLAEAVVQAARAVGVRGRIKYDFKDSCLIQGLNLDDSLEVPLACVSLGPGIAAGPGSDLKPFHPAKSGPEPATPVIYDILKEAYQAGISIARSPAVDSATHVFARKPDRMRPVPDPGPFETKSFFHAVTHRRSRRNFSSQNLPEPVWAAFLNRVFTRIFAEQDPDETGAAASGFLEMAMISRNMEGLAPGLYAFSKDGATLACRQTGFSAMDLARVCLDQAWIGRAAMNFLFVADLAAMEAALGARGYRYVMMHAGRVGQRLYMAAQELGLGCCGIGAMYDKEAAALLGLNHGSVLLYAVSAGPVK
- a CDS encoding rhodanese-like domain-containing protein; translated protein: MKWMQFLTPVKSKDFNETKQMISDHDPDEITILDVRQPGEYKDSHIPGAVLIPLAELSDRAAELDPDKPTLVYUAVGGRSRVAAQMLAGKGFKQVYNVSGGIKAWKSKTAVGPQTLGMDLFKGPESAKEFLVIAYSLEQGLQEFYQEMADKARNEAVKNLFHKLAAIEIKHKDQVFERYQNMVDPEMSRDGFESMVTVSALEGGLTTQQYLDQFDPDLSVETEVVSMAMSIEAQALDLYQRVAGQVTDPKAKDVLQQIAKEEQQHLARLGKLMDTL
- a CDS encoding NAD(P)/FAD-dependent oxidoreductase → MKKHLVLVGGGHAHMVTLANIRRFVEKKYRVTVIGPSEFHYYSGMGPGMLGGTYSPDQIRFATRKTVENQGGEFVTDRVTHIMPRDRQVMTRSGARIDYDVVSFNAGSHIPLPGTDTPEQDRPANLYPVKPIEQLMDASAALKTLFARKKVSVNVVGGGPSSAEVAGNVWQLARNRGAHMPDIRILCGSRFMGRFGEKIRSRIKQILEKRKIVIQENARVKTVTASEIILESGQGFATDFTFMASGVVPTPMFEESGLAMGPDKGLLVNQYLQSVTDPQIFGGGDCIYFQPQPLDKVGVYAVRQNPVLLHNLMAALDGEPLNPFDPGPDYLLVFNLGGRQGVLKKKNIVFSGRLAFTIKDYIDTKFMKRFQAAETGQ
- a CDS encoding ferredoxin, translating into MKVTITDQCMGDRNCNELCPEVFKYDEDQLKSTIRVDPIPDHLKDKVRQAAAECGAEAIIIEE
- the rbr gene encoding rubrerythrin, yielding MGKFRESRTAVNLHTSFAAEAQARTRYNFFANKAKDDGYVQIGKLFDETAAQEFEHALRFFKFFNGGELTINWHFPAGVIEDTRSNLLSSAELENYVGNDMYAKFAEIAREEGFARAADTFDAIIVAENHHEKLFRHLAENIASNRIFQDKAPIQWRCLSCGYIHTGEKAPDKCPACVRPTGWFERLCENY
- a CDS encoding DVU0772 family protein; translation: MRLGDIKKNYNLLNSVDWDMTPEEAIALHLEWGPLRSQSYYNSRDNDNETVYFVINTWKNPPILTLVRRKGFDSEELGNFSLPKPLEAEFLQGIGKYKGVYAVEGKVRDWLKKELDV
- the proC gene encoding pyrroline-5-carboxylate reductase, which gives rise to MLQKKRIGFIGSGNMGEALVSGLVLSQATQPENIFCSDIDPELLAAIKDKYHVNVTQNNLEVIRQSDIVVYATKPQILGMVLKETAPALDDSKLIISIAAGVPLAAIAIGLQKKLRLIRAMPNICAFVKESATAIAAGEYVLENDVAEARAIFNSVGKTVFIHENVLMDAFTGLSGSGPAYIFTIVDAMADAGVKMGLSRKDALFLSSQTVLGSARMLLESKEHPGQLKDRVASPGGTAIAGIHTLEQGGLRTTLINAVESATKRSRELGELMVKDFIKINENESNGK